In a single window of the Anaerobaca lacustris genome:
- a CDS encoding class I SAM-dependent methyltransferase has translation MKFAEYDYRDVQGADGCSAMDGVWDAHWRGRQGLKGDLSDEPLWPTIREHLRTPGRLLEAGCGTGQWVQFLGGLGHDAVGIDYAPSGLEVGRAHNPSLNLIQADFRSLPFDDGSFDYVVSFGAVEHDIEGPEDALREFHRVLKPDGKLMCSVPCLNLYRTIGYPLLAIRKWLKCRTMLRRLRGKTAPFVFYEYIWSPKGYQTILSQCGFNVLAMHGYGNVLKSRPTQLLDAIAARVWPLSSAHMMMAICEKGQIA, from the coding sequence GTGAAATTCGCCGAATACGACTATCGGGATGTTCAAGGAGCGGATGGCTGCTCGGCGATGGACGGCGTTTGGGACGCCCACTGGCGGGGTCGTCAGGGATTGAAGGGCGATCTCAGCGACGAGCCGCTGTGGCCGACCATCCGCGAACATCTCCGTACGCCGGGACGTCTGTTGGAGGCGGGATGCGGCACGGGGCAGTGGGTGCAGTTCCTGGGGGGTCTCGGACACGATGCGGTCGGGATCGATTACGCACCAAGCGGCCTGGAGGTTGGCCGCGCCCACAATCCGAGTCTGAACCTGATTCAGGCCGACTTCCGCAGCCTTCCGTTTGATGATGGGAGCTTCGACTATGTCGTTTCGTTTGGGGCCGTCGAGCATGACATCGAAGGTCCGGAAGACGCCTTACGGGAGTTCCATCGTGTCCTCAAGCCGGATGGCAAGCTGATGTGCTCGGTGCCGTGCCTGAATCTCTATCGAACGATCGGCTATCCCTTGCTGGCAATCCGCAAGTGGTTGAAATGCCGGACGATGCTGCGTCGCTTGCGCGGCAAGACAGCACCGTTCGTCTTCTATGAATACATCTGGTCCCCGAAAGGGTATCAGACCATTCTGTCTCAATGCGGTTTCAACGTCCTGGCAATGCACGGCTATGGCAACGTCCTCAAGTCCAGGCCCACGCAGTTGCTCGACGCGATCGCCGCAAGAGTCTGGCCCTTGTCGTCGGCACACATGATGATGGCCATCTGTGAGAAGGGGCAGATCGCATGA
- a CDS encoding polysaccharide deacetylase family protein, giving the protein MAVVPNRMSCGLRLSRPVPALCLAMGGVGLFVLGVLRSRILGHKSTASWMQVDCDALVGTSGQMHEILTFLLGMSVFAVVWMFLLGVVLLDRRSPDLRSGILHVTGILAPFAWLTVPGVLLLLSGAHGLRGGLVIAGAIVVWVVSRTVRRLGDVETAVASRGPSIRDVRRTLSGFLLLTPLVGGMAFLAHSARHTDAIDNGILPKAAYVLSFDTEEDWCPQEDAARRGDANPGSDYMDSYKYIASGMLEKLASGLTDRSIPATFYCTPNLAADHPDVLKRIEDLGHEVGVHLHMHNYPSFCVNGDDELSSYPPDTQLAAIMQARRDIEAVLGHSVYTFRSGQWSCDCGVERACVQAGFQSISNHESTYLLPSGMWQVASAKNGDVLVEPRLLWVALRRARVPRVIPLFSHPMVLFDHALDCPREDRLDTFFRELDRLRRLNPNLPFMTTSAAVSLLRYEQPSARTRGIVTAASLGLIALCVSTATAGLRGGRIQPVEGCEELPQR; this is encoded by the coding sequence ATGGCCGTCGTGCCTAACAGAATGAGTTGCGGGCTGCGCCTGTCAAGACCTGTCCCTGCGTTATGTCTGGCCATGGGCGGTGTGGGGTTGTTCGTTCTTGGCGTGCTCAGGTCAAGAATCCTGGGACACAAGTCCACCGCGTCGTGGATGCAAGTCGATTGCGACGCCCTCGTCGGTACTTCAGGACAAATGCATGAGATTCTGACGTTCCTGCTTGGCATGAGTGTCTTCGCGGTTGTGTGGATGTTTCTTCTGGGCGTTGTCCTGCTGGATAGACGGAGCCCAGATCTTCGCAGTGGAATCCTGCATGTCACGGGTATTCTCGCCCCCTTCGCTTGGCTGACTGTCCCTGGAGTTCTCCTGTTGTTGAGCGGGGCGCATGGTTTACGGGGAGGTCTCGTGATCGCCGGGGCGATCGTCGTCTGGGTGGTTTCTCGTACGGTTCGACGCTTGGGTGATGTAGAGACTGCTGTGGCCTCTCGGGGACCGAGTATCAGAGATGTTCGCCGCACGTTGTCTGGTTTCTTACTTCTGACGCCACTTGTTGGTGGCATGGCCTTTCTGGCGCACTCGGCTCGCCATACGGATGCCATCGATAATGGGATTCTACCGAAGGCGGCGTATGTATTGAGTTTTGACACCGAGGAGGATTGGTGCCCTCAGGAAGATGCTGCTCGCCGCGGCGACGCCAATCCCGGAAGCGACTATATGGATTCCTATAAGTACATTGCTTCGGGTATGCTGGAGAAACTTGCATCCGGTCTGACGGATCGAAGTATTCCAGCGACCTTCTACTGCACTCCGAACCTCGCTGCAGATCATCCGGATGTCCTCAAGAGGATCGAGGACTTGGGACACGAGGTCGGCGTGCATCTCCATATGCACAACTATCCGTCCTTCTGTGTCAACGGGGATGACGAATTGTCAAGCTATCCTCCGGATACCCAACTGGCGGCCATCATGCAGGCCCGCAGAGACATCGAGGCGGTCCTTGGCCATTCGGTCTACACCTTCCGAAGTGGTCAATGGTCCTGCGATTGCGGGGTGGAACGAGCATGCGTTCAAGCCGGGTTCCAGAGCATCAGCAATCATGAGTCAACCTATCTGCTGCCCTCAGGGATGTGGCAAGTGGCGTCGGCAAAGAACGGTGATGTCCTTGTGGAGCCGCGATTGCTGTGGGTGGCATTGAGAAGGGCCCGTGTTCCTCGGGTGATCCCGCTGTTCTCGCATCCGATGGTTCTGTTTGACCATGCGTTGGATTGCCCGCGAGAAGACAGGCTCGACACGTTCTTTCGAGAATTGGATCGGCTGCGGCGTTTGAATCCGAATCTGCCTTTCATGACTACATCGGCAGCGGTGTCGCTACTGCGATACGAGCAGCCCAGCGCACGAACGAGAGGCATTGTCACAGCAGCAAGTCTCGGGCTGATTGCCTTGTGTGTGTCAACCGCCACAGCCGGTCTGCGGGGAGGACGAATCCAGCCAGTGGAAGGTTGTGAGGAGTTGCCACAGAGGTGA